The following DNA comes from Nocardioides panzhihuensis.
TCCCATCCGCTCGTGTCGGGGAGCGCAGGCGGCTCGGAGGTGCGGGAGAAGTCGAAGGCCGAGGTCAGGTCGCCACACACGGCGCGGCGCCATGGCGTGATGTTGGGCTCGGCGACACCGAAGCGCTTCTCCATGAATCGCAGGATCGAGGTGTGGTCGAAGGTCTCCGACGAGACCCAGCCACCGACGCTCCACGGGGAGACGACGAACATCGGCACCCTCGGCCCCAACCCGTAGTGGCCGTCACCGTGAGAGCCGGTGTAGAGCTCGTGCTCGGTCAAGACCGTCGACTCCCCCGGCACCAGCGGGCTGTTGATGTGCGGCGGCACCAAGTGGTCGAAGAAACCGTCGTTCTCGTCGTAGGTGATGAACAGCGCAGTCTTCGACCACACCTCAGGGTTCGAGGTGAGCGCGTCGAGGACCTTGGAGATGTACCAGGCGCCGTAGTTGGTCGGCCAGTTCGAGTGCTCGGAGAAGGCTTCCGGTGCTGCGATCCAGCTCACCGAGGGCAGGTTGTCGGCCTCGACGTCGGCGCGCAGGATCTCGAAGTAGTCCTGCCCGTCGACCGCGCGGGTGCCGGTGCGGGCCTTCTCGAAGAGCGGGTCGCCGGACTGGGCGTCCTGGAACCGGTTGAAGTAGAGCAGCGAGTTGTCGCCATAGTTGCCGATGTAGGCGTCCTTGGTCCAGCCCCACCAGTTGTCACCCTCGGCGTTGAGGCCGTTGCCCTCGTCCTGGTAGACCTTCCAGCTCACCCCGGCGGCCTCGAGCCGCTCGGCGTAGGTGGTCCAGTCGTAGCCGGCCTCGTCGTTGTAGAGCACCGGCCCGCCGCCCTTGCCGTCGTTGCCGGTCCAGCCCGAGAGCATGTAGTAGCGGTTGGGGTCGGTGTTGCCGATGAAGGAGCAGTAGTAGGCGTCGCACACCGTGAACGCGTCGGCCAGCGCGAAGTGGAAGGCCGCGTCCTGTCGCTGGAGGTACGCCATCGTGGTGGTGCCCTTGGCCGGCACCCACTGGTCGTAGCGACCGCCGTTGATCGCCTGCTGGCCGTCGGTCCAGCTGTGCGGGAGGCCCTCGAGGAACGCGGCACCCAGGTCGTCTACCTCGGGGTGGAACGGGAGCAGCTCGCCGTCGCCGTTCGGCTGGTGCCATACCGGCTTGCCCGAGGGCAGGATCGCCGGGTGCGGGTCGCCGAAGCCGCGTACGCCGCGCAGGGTGCCCAGGTAGTGCTCGAAGCTGCGGTTCTCCTGCATCAGGACGACCACGTGCTCGATGTCGCGGATGGTGCCGGTCCGGCGGGCTGCGGGGATGGAGGCGGCGCGCGCGATGCTCTGGTCGAGCATGGTCAGCGCAGCTGCGCCGCCGGCGAGACCGAGGAACCTACGACGATCGATGTCAACCACAGGAACTCCTTGAGGTGGGGTGGGCGGCGACCACGATCACCGATCAGTGGCTCACCCGGGCGACGCGCGGTTGGTCGACAGATGACCGGCGGGCGAAGGGTTCACCTTCCGACCGCAGCCGCCGGCGCAGCTGCGCGGCGACGTACGCGGCGACGGCGAACATCACCAGATCGGCCGCGATCAGGGCGACGAGCCAGGAGGCGTCCGCGGGCCCGTCGATCCGTTGCTGGATGTGGAGGTGGGCGACCATCGCCGAGACGATGAACCCCACGCTGGCGTAGAGAGTGATCCGCAGGTCGACACCCTCTTCATCCAGCACAGCCTCATCCAGCACAGCCTCATCGACGCCGCTCACCCAGCGCCGGCTGAGACGCAGGATGGCCAACGAGGTCAGTACCGCGATCACGGGCAGGAACGGCACCGCGTAGCGGGCGTGGATCCAGCCGCCACCGGCGTGGAAGGATGCCACGTTGACGAGGATGATCACGCAGTAGATCCCCATCAGCACCCGCACGGCCAGCTCCAGCCGACGCTGCAGGAGGGTCGGCTCCGGGCCGGGGATCACCACGCGGCGCATCACCCCGCCGGGCCGCGGGCGAGCCTTGGCGTTGACGTCGAGCACGAGGCCAGTGACGGTGACGACCAGCGTCGCCGCGGCGGCCAGGGCCCAGACCTTCGGGATCACGTCGTCGGCCCACAGCGAGCCGTAGAGGTGCAGGTAGAGCTGGGGGTTGACCAGCTGGAAGAGGGTGTCGCCGTGGGTCTGACGCGAGAACTTCTCGAAGAGCGCCGCGGAGGCCGTCGGATCGCCGTAGAGCACGATGTTGCGGAGGTAGAACCAGCCGATCACGACCACCGGCGCCAGCCCGATCCGGACGGCGAGGAGGACTCCCCGACGGAACGTACGCATCGTCGGGTCTCGCAGCCACAGCGCCGCCAGCACACAGGCACCGAGCACCAGCACAGCCACCAGGCCGGTCGAGCGGAAGCTGGCCGCCGCCACACCCGCGACCGTCGCCCAGATCAGCCGGTCGCGAGTGACGCCCTCGCGGACCATCCGGAATCCGAGCAGCAGGGTCAGCGAGGCGGCGACCGTGCCCCAGCCGTCGTTGTAGATCGCGCCGCCGTCGTAGGTCACCGCGCCGCAGCCGAGCACCGTCGCGGCGGCGAGCACCGGGACCACCCGGCGTCTGGGCACCAGCTCACGCGCCAGCAGACCAATCAGGATGATGCTCAGGGCGTAGCCGAGAGCGTTGAGCAGCCGCATCCCGAGGAGGGTCACCCCGACATCGCCGACGGCGTCGCCGAGCCAGACCAGCGGCAGGCTCATCACGTAGAACAGCGGCGGATGGTTGGCGACCCAGATGTCGCGGCGCGGCTCGTCGAGCCCGAAGAGCGCCTCGGCGAACTGCGGGTAGCGCATCGGGTCGGCCGGGGTGTTGGTGTCGATGGTCGGGAGGACGCCCTGGGACAGAACGATGGCGTACGCCGCGTGCTGCTTCTCGTCGGCCTTGAGCAGCGGCGGCATCCCGATCGCGTACTGCGCGCTCATCGCGAAGCCGACCACCCCCAGCAGGAGCAGGCATACGGTCACCTGGGAGAGCGAGCGCGTGGGCGTAGGCACCTCGACAAGCTAGTGGCCGCGGGTGCCGATCAGCCGCCGTGGCGGTTTGCCGTCAGATGACGAGTCGGCGAAGACTCGCCGTCCTCGTGGCGGACGCCGCTCAGTCGGCGACCATCGAGGAGCCCGATGCGACCTGCTCGCGGGTCGTACGCCGCCGTACATCGCGCCGGTGACGCCAGATCTGCACCACCCCGAGGCCCCAGAACAGATACTGCACCGACATCGCCCAGCGGAATGCCTCTGGCGTGTAGGTGGTCGAGGCTTCGGGCGTACGCCAGTCGAGGATCCAGCCGACGAGCACGATCGCGAGCAGCGCAGCGACGAAACCACCCTGGTTGATGATCCCGCTGGCACTCGCCATCCGCGAGGGCGGGTTGCTGGTTCGGCCGACGTCGAAGCCGATCATCGAAGCCGGCCCGCCGGCGCCGACGACGCACATCAGGAGCAGCAGGACCGGCAGCGGAGCCTCCCCAGGCCAAGCGAGCACGAGCGCCCAGACCGACGCCATCGCGGCGATCATCGTCAGCGCCACCGTCGAGCGGTGCCAGGGGTGGCGCCCGGCGAGAAGGCCTATCACCGGGCCTGCGGCGAGTGCCGCCACGACGGCGACCGAGAGCAGCGAACCGGCGAGCGTGTCGGAGAGGCCTTCCGAGGCGACCAGGAACGGGAAGCCCCACAGCAGGCCCATCAGGTGGGAGCTGAACGGGGTGGAGAAATGTATCCAGAAGCCGAGGCGTGTTCCCGGCTGATACCAGGACGCCCTGAGGCTGCGGACGAGCTCGCGTGGGGTGAGCGACGTGCCGCGACGGTGCCGGTCGCCGGGGCCGTCGTGGACGAAGACGAGCAGCAGCACGAGCAGCACCGGACCGATCAGCGCAGCGGTCAGGTAGGCCCAGGTCCAGCCCAGCTGTCCCAGCGCCCAGGTCATCGGGACGGCAGCGGCGATCGCACCGAGCTGTCCGACCGTGCCGGTCAGCTGGCTGACCAGCGGCACCCGCCGAAGCGGGAACCACGACGGCACCAGGCGCAGCACGCAGATGAACGTCATCGCGTCGCCCATCCCCACGAACGTCCGCGCAAGCAGCGCGAGCGGGTAGGAGTCGGCGAAGGCGAAGCCTGCCTGGGCCACCGCCAGGATCAGTACGCCGGCGGTCAGGATCGTACGAGAGCCGAACCGGTCCACCAGCAGCCCGACCGGCACCTGCATCGCCGCGTAGACGAGCAGCTGGAGCATGACGAACGTCGCCAGCTGGCTGGCGCTGATCCCGAAGCGCTCGGTGGCCACCAGCCCGGCGACGGCGAGGCTGCTGCGATGGAATACCGCCAAGCCGTAGACCGCGAGGGCGATGCCCCAGACGACCCAGGCTCGCGTGGAGGGCTCGGGACCGTGCGGATTCACATAGAGAGGCTACTTTGCCGGGCGGGCCGGTGAGGAGCCGAAACCCTCATGTGGACGCGCGACATCGGTCACAGGACCAGGCACAGGCTCGGTCACAGGCTCGGCCAGCGTGGGGACGGCGTCGAAGGTGCCCGGCCGCATCCGTCGGCGCAGCTCGGTGGCGACATAGGCGGCGACCGCGAACATCACCAGGTCGGCCGCCACCAGGGCGACCAGCGCGAAGGTGCTGCTGACCGGCCCGTCGACGTACTGCTCGGTGTCGAGGTGACACACCAGGCCCACGACCATGAACGCGAGCGAGACGCCGAGCCCGATCCGCAGATCGCGAGCCTCGTCGAACGCGGTCCCTCCGGTCGCCGCTCCCGTCGGGAGCGGTCGGTAGGGGAAGGCCCGCCCCAGACGCAGCGCCGCGATCCCGGCGCCGGCCGCGAGGAACGGCAGGAACGGCACCGCGTACCGCGCATGGATCCAGCCGCCACCGGCGATGAACCCCGCGACGTTGATCAGGATCAGCAGGCAGTAGCCGCCGAGGAGCGCCCAGATCGCCAGGTCCTGCCGGTGGTGCATCGTGCTCTGCGGGGCCAGTTGGATGCGCTGCAGCACTCCCGTGCGGCGCGGGTTGGCCTTCGCCGCGGCATCGAGCACGAGGCCGACCACGGTGAGCGTGAGCACGATGGCGGCCGCCTGGCTCCAGTGGTTGGCGATGTTGCCGTCCGTCCACAGGCTGCCGAGGAGATGGCCGTAGAACTCCGGGTTGACCAGCTGGAACAGTGTCGAGCCGTTGGGTTCGCGACCGAACTTCTCGAAGAGTGAGCTCGAAGCGGTCGGGTCCCCGTAGAGCTGGATGTTGCGTACGTAGAACCATCCGAACACGACCACCGGCGCCAGACCGATGCACGCGACGATTCCCGCGGCACGCCAGAACGTACCTCTCAGGAACGTACGCAGCGAGGGCTCCCGCAGCCACATGGCGACCAGCACGCAGGCGCCGAGGAAGAGGACCGCGACCAGGCCGGTCGACCGGAACCCGGCGGCGGCAACACCGACTGCGGTCGCGGCGATCAGACGCTCACGCGTCACTCCCTGGCGGATCATCCGGAAGCCGAGGAAGAGCGTCATGAACGCCGCCGCCGAGGACCAGCCGTCATTGTAGATGCCGCCACCCACGAAGGTCATCGCGCCGCAGCCGATACACATCGCCGAGGCGATCACCGGAACCACCGGACGCCGTGGCACCAGCTCTCGCGCCAGCAGACCGACCAGGATCGTGGTCAGGGCGAAGCCGAGGGCGTTGAGCAACCGCATCCCGAGCAGCGTCAGGCCGGGCGATCCGACGGCGTCACCGAGCCACACCAGCGGCTGGCTCATCACGTAGAAGAGGGGCGGGTGGTTGGCCACCCAGATGTCGCGGTGGGCCTCGTCGGCTCCGAAGAGGCTCTCGGCGAGCTGCGGGTAGCGCACCGGGTCGTCGGGGATGTCGGTGTAGATCGTCGGCAGCGTTCCCTGGGAGAGCGCCACCGCATATGCCGCGTGGGCGCGCTCGTCGGCCTTGAACAGGGCGGGCATCGCGATCGCCACCTGGGCACTCATCGCGAAGCCGAGCACGCCCAGCAGCAGTACGCAGATCGTGGATTGGGACACCGAGGCCCGACGAACAGACACGACTACGACGTTAACCCCGCAAACCTACGAGACGGACGAGTCACGGCTCACGGGCAGTGAACAGAACGCGACGGACTGGTGACCTGGTGTCGACGCAGAACTCGGTCGCATCAGGCTGCGCGAGCCGGATAGCGTCCGAGGTTGTGACGACTTCTTCACTGCCTTCGCTCCCGCACCACATCGCGATGGTCGCCTCCCCTGCGATCAGCCACATCCTGCCGAGTGTGGAGCTGATCAAGGAGCTGGTGGCGCGCGGTCATCGGGTCACCTACGCCACGCACGAGTCGATGGCCGACACGATCAAACCGACCGGGGCCGAGCTGGTTCCGGTGCCGACGGTGCTTCCCGTCGAGGATCGGCAGTGGCCGGACGACCCGATCGCCGGAATGCGCATCTTCCTCGACGACGCGATCCAGGCGCTCCCTCATCTGCACGCGTTCTACGACGCAGATCCCGCCGACCTCTACCTCTACGACATCGGTGGCTACGCCGTCCGGGCCCTGGCCGAGAAGCAGCAGCGCCCGTTCGTCCAGCTCTCGCCGACGTTCGTCGCCTGGGAGGGGTACGCCGAGGAGGTCGGCGCGCAGGTGGAGCAGCTGCCTGGCTACGACGGTTACCTGAGCACGTTCACCAGCTGGCTCAAGGAAGCCGGGGCGACCACCCGCGAGCCCGGAGCGTTCGCCGGAGCGCCCGAGCGTGCGCTCGCCCTCATCCCGCGGGCGATGCAGCCCAACGCGGAGCTGGTCGACGAGCAGGTCGTGACCTTCGTCGGACCGTGCTTCGCGCTCGACTCAGCCGAGGCCTGGACCCGCCCGGTCGACGCCGAGCACGTCCTGCTGGTCTCCTTCGGCTCGGCCTACACCGGCGACGTGGACTTCTTCCGCTCCTGCATCGAGGCATACGCAGCCCTCCCCGGCTGGCACGTCGTCATGTCGATCGGCACCCAGCTCGACCCGGCCGATCTCGGCGATCTCCCCGGCAACGTCGAGGTCCACCACTGGCTGCCGCAGCGCGCCGTCCTCGCCCAGGCGGGCGGGTTCGTCACCCACGCCGGGATGGGCGGAAGCAGCGAGGGCCTCATGGCCGGCGTCCCGATGGTGGCGGTGCCGCAGGCGGTCGACCAGTTCATGAACGCAGACCGGCTGGTCGAGCTCGGTGTCGCCCGGCGCATCGATGCCGAGGACGTCACCGCCGACGCGCTGCGTGCTGCGCTGCTCGAGCTGCTGGACGATCCCGACCGGGTCGCGCGGTCGGCTCAGCTGCGGGCTGATGCGCTCGCCGAGGGTGGCACTCGGCGGGCTGCTGATCTGATCGAGGGCATGCTCGCTGGTTGAACCAGCCCCCGCTGGTCGAGCCGCGAGCGCCAGCGAGCGTGTCGAGACCAACACGGTTCCTATCGAACGCCGAGTCGACTGTGTTGGTCTCGACACGCCTCCGCCTAGCGGCTCCGGCGGCTCGACCAGCGGGGCGTCCTACTTCGTCGCTTCCATCATCTGCCTGAGCTCCTTCTTGAGATCAGAGATCTCGTCACGCAGCCGGGCGGCGACCTCGAACTGGAGCTCGGCGGCGGCGCCCTTCATCTGCTCGGTGAGGTCGCCGATGAGCTGGGCCAGGTCGGAGGAGGGGAGGCCGACGAGGCCGCGCTCGCGGGCCTCGCGGGCGGCTTCGCCGAGCATGGGGGTGGGTGCCTTGGCGGCGTTCTTGCCCGCGCGGCCCTTGGCTTCGGTGCCGGCCCAGGTGTTGAGCAGCTCCTGGGTGGACTCGTCCTCGCGGGCGAGCATCTCGGTGATGTCGGCGATCTTCTTGCGCAGCGGCTGCGGGTCGACGCCGTTGGCCTTGTTGTACGCCACCTGGATAGCGCGGCGACGGTTGGTCTCCTCGATCGCCGACTCCATGGAGGGAGTGATCTTGTCGGCGTACATGTGCACCTGGCCGGAGACGTTTCGGGCCGCACGGCCGATGGTCTGGATCAGCGACTTGTCCGAACGCAGGAAGCCCTCCTTGTCGGCGTCCAGGATCGCGACCAGCGACACCTCGGGCAGGTCGAGGCCCTCTCGGAGCAGGTTGATGCCGACGAGGACGTCGTACTCCCCCAGCCGCAGGTCGCGGAGGAGCTCGATCCGCTTGAGGGTGTCGACCTCGGAGTGGAGATACCTCGTCCGGATCCCGGCATCGAGCAGGTAGTCGGTGAGGTCCTCGGACATCTTCTTGGTCAGCGTCGTGACCAGGACGCGCTCGTTCTTGGCGACCCGGT
Coding sequences within:
- a CDS encoding macrolide family glycosyltransferase, translating into MTTSSLPSLPHHIAMVASPAISHILPSVELIKELVARGHRVTYATHESMADTIKPTGAELVPVPTVLPVEDRQWPDDPIAGMRIFLDDAIQALPHLHAFYDADPADLYLYDIGGYAVRALAEKQQRPFVQLSPTFVAWEGYAEEVGAQVEQLPGYDGYLSTFTSWLKEAGATTREPGAFAGAPERALALIPRAMQPNAELVDEQVVTFVGPCFALDSAEAWTRPVDAEHVLLVSFGSAYTGDVDFFRSCIEAYAALPGWHVVMSIGTQLDPADLGDLPGNVEVHHWLPQRAVLAQAGGFVTHAGMGGSSEGLMAGVPMVAVPQAVDQFMNADRLVELGVARRIDAEDVTADALRAALLELLDDPDRVARSAQLRADALAEGGTRRAADLIEGMLAG
- a CDS encoding ArnT family glycosyltransferase yields the protein MPTPTRSLSQVTVCLLLLGVVGFAMSAQYAIGMPPLLKADEKQHAAYAIVLSQGVLPTIDTNTPADPMRYPQFAEALFGLDEPRRDIWVANHPPLFYVMSLPLVWLGDAVGDVGVTLLGMRLLNALGYALSIILIGLLARELVPRRRVVPVLAAATVLGCGAVTYDGGAIYNDGWGTVAASLTLLLGFRMVREGVTRDRLIWATVAGVAAASFRSTGLVAVLVLGACVLAALWLRDPTMRTFRRGVLLAVRIGLAPVVVIGWFYLRNIVLYGDPTASAALFEKFSRQTHGDTLFQLVNPQLYLHLYGSLWADDVIPKVWALAAAATLVVTVTGLVLDVNAKARPRPGGVMRRVVIPGPEPTLLQRRLELAVRVLMGIYCVIILVNVASFHAGGGWIHARYAVPFLPVIAVLTSLAILRLSRRWVSGVDEAVLDEAVLDEEGVDLRITLYASVGFIVSAMVAHLHIQQRIDGPADASWLVALIAADLVMFAVAAYVAAQLRRRLRSEGEPFARRSSVDQPRVARVSH
- a CDS encoding MFS transporter; the protein is MNPHGPEPSTRAWVVWGIALAVYGLAVFHRSSLAVAGLVATERFGISASQLATFVMLQLLVYAAMQVPVGLLVDRFGSRTILTAGVLILAVAQAGFAFADSYPLALLARTFVGMGDAMTFICVLRLVPSWFPLRRVPLVSQLTGTVGQLGAIAAAVPMTWALGQLGWTWAYLTAALIGPVLLVLLLVFVHDGPGDRHRRGTSLTPRELVRSLRASWYQPGTRLGFWIHFSTPFSSHLMGLLWGFPFLVASEGLSDTLAGSLLSVAVVAALAAGPVIGLLAGRHPWHRSTVALTMIAAMASVWALVLAWPGEAPLPVLLLLMCVVGAGGPASMIGFDVGRTSNPPSRMASASGIINQGGFVAALLAIVLVGWILDWRTPEASTTYTPEAFRWAMSVQYLFWGLGVVQIWRHRRDVRRRTTREQVASGSSMVAD
- a CDS encoding phosphocholine-specific phospholipase C; amino-acid sequence: MVDIDRRRFLGLAGGAAALTMLDQSIARAASIPAARRTGTIRDIEHVVVLMQENRSFEHYLGTLRGVRGFGDPHPAILPSGKPVWHQPNGDGELLPFHPEVDDLGAAFLEGLPHSWTDGQQAINGGRYDQWVPAKGTTTMAYLQRQDAAFHFALADAFTVCDAYYCSFIGNTDPNRYYMLSGWTGNDGKGGGPVLYNDEAGYDWTTYAERLEAAGVSWKVYQDEGNGLNAEGDNWWGWTKDAYIGNYGDNSLLYFNRFQDAQSGDPLFEKARTGTRAVDGQDYFEILRADVEADNLPSVSWIAAPEAFSEHSNWPTNYGAWYISKVLDALTSNPEVWSKTALFITYDENDGFFDHLVPPHINSPLVPGESTVLTEHELYTGSHGDGHYGLGPRVPMFVVSPWSVGGWVSSETFDHTSILRFMEKRFGVAEPNITPWRRAVCGDLTSAFDFSRTSEPPALPDTSGWEPADRERHPDYAPEAPATGTMPTQERGTRPARPTPYRLEVVETAAVGEIAVEIHNAGSVGAHFQARLLAPEGAPHSYTVGAGATISVRWPVSGDYEIHLHGPNGFFRSYAGTAGADPAPANLRREGRSQRLAVNAPGEADITSAYAGRIRSRHVDTRATGGWYDLTLTVPGTTWVRGFAGHLENGRPSVSDPQLGA